The proteins below are encoded in one region of Nitrospira sp.:
- a CDS encoding cytochrome ubiquinol oxidase subunit I, which translates to MSDLLAARSQMAMSLAFHIVYAAIGIAMPLMMVLAEWRWIRTGESVYLDLAKRWAKGTAILFAVGAVSGTVLSFELGLLWPRFMAAVGAVIGPLFALEGFAFFTEAIFLGIYLYGWARLPVRLHLAAGVIVAVSGVASAVAVTTVNAWMNTPTGVEWEHGLPHSIQPWTVMTNPHALHQTIHMVLAAFAATGLFVAGIHAFMWLRGSRTALHRHALAIALLVGGPPALLQPLSGDVLARSVAEHQPAKLAAMEALFDTERGAAFRLGGIPDEARRTVDYVVELPRFLSVLIHLDPDATVTGLDQFPRQDWPPVAIVHGAFQVMVGAGMIMAGTAIWSAWRWKQGRLLNDRPLLWTLACAAPLGFLAIEAGWIVTEVGRQPWIVYGMMRTRDAVTPMPGMVVPFLLFTLLYGLLSLVVLWTMARHVGATQTTSRSTVEERLLPDAAKGARP; encoded by the coding sequence ATGAGCGATCTGTTGGCGGCCCGCAGCCAGATGGCCATGTCGCTCGCCTTTCACATCGTCTATGCGGCGATCGGTATCGCCATGCCGCTGATGATGGTGCTCGCCGAGTGGCGATGGATACGAACAGGAGAATCGGTCTATCTGGACCTCGCCAAACGATGGGCCAAGGGAACGGCCATCCTATTCGCAGTCGGAGCCGTTTCCGGCACCGTCCTCTCGTTCGAGCTGGGCCTGTTGTGGCCTAGGTTCATGGCCGCGGTCGGCGCCGTCATTGGCCCGCTGTTCGCGCTGGAAGGATTCGCCTTTTTTACCGAGGCGATTTTTTTGGGGATCTATTTGTACGGGTGGGCTCGCCTCCCCGTCCGACTTCATCTGGCCGCCGGGGTGATCGTGGCGGTCAGCGGCGTGGCGTCGGCGGTGGCCGTGACGACGGTCAACGCCTGGATGAACACGCCGACCGGTGTGGAATGGGAGCATGGCCTGCCGCACAGCATCCAACCATGGACGGTGATGACGAATCCTCATGCGCTGCATCAAACCATTCACATGGTGCTGGCCGCGTTCGCCGCAACCGGATTGTTCGTGGCGGGAATTCATGCGTTCATGTGGCTCCGGGGCAGCCGTACCGCGCTGCACCGGCATGCGCTCGCCATTGCGCTGCTGGTAGGGGGCCCTCCCGCGCTGCTGCAGCCCCTGAGCGGGGACGTCCTGGCCAGGTCGGTGGCGGAGCATCAGCCGGCCAAGCTGGCGGCCATGGAGGCGTTATTCGACACCGAGCGGGGCGCGGCCTTTCGTCTGGGAGGGATCCCGGATGAAGCCCGTCGCACGGTCGACTATGTGGTCGAACTGCCCCGTTTCCTGAGCGTCTTGATTCATCTGGATCCCGATGCGACCGTGACCGGACTCGACCAATTTCCGCGTCAGGATTGGCCTCCCGTGGCCATCGTGCATGGCGCCTTTCAGGTCATGGTCGGGGCCGGCATGATCATGGCGGGCACGGCCATCTGGTCCGCGTGGCGATGGAAACAGGGCCGGCTCTTGAACGATCGCCCGCTGTTATGGACCCTCGCGTGCGCAGCACCGCTGGGGTTCCTGGCGATCGAGGCCGGTTGGATCGTGACGGAAGTGGGCCGGCAACCGTGGATCGTGTACGGCATGATGCGGACTCGAGACGCCGTCACCCCGATGCCCGGTATGGTCGTCCCCTTCCTGTTGTTTACGCTGCTCTATGGGCTGTTGTCGCTGGTGGTGCTATGGACCATGGCGCGACACGTGGGCGCGACGCAGACGACCTCTCGGTCAACCGTGGAAGAGAGGCTCCTTCCGGATGCCGCGAAAGGGGCCCGCCCGTGA
- a CDS encoding cytochrome D ubiquinol oxidase subunit II, protein MSAEILLAGSLVVSLVLYVITGGADFGAGVWSALAVGERGTRRRKVIDHAIAPIWEANHVWLILIVTILFTGFPRAWAVISTVLHIPLTLLLVGVVLRGAAFAFRTNDVELRPNRDDAASVWWARVFGWSSILTSIMLGIVIGAIAGGNLAVPASPSYYDAYVAPWLGLFPLLVGAFALALFGYLAAIYLTFETGDADLRDDFRRRGLAAGFVAVLVGITILVTAATHGPDIHEGLATTAWGWAALAVAGVGGAAGLCALWMRAYRTARACTVVQVTVIVFGWAASQYPYLVPPSLTIGQAAAPDTVLELLLWCLAAGALLLFPSLYVLYRVFKPHTLDLPNVGGANTGLGAPPDFRAR, encoded by the coding sequence GTGAGCGCCGAGATCCTCCTTGCCGGATCATTGGTGGTCTCTCTGGTGCTGTACGTGATCACCGGGGGCGCCGACTTTGGTGCAGGAGTCTGGAGCGCGCTCGCCGTCGGAGAGCGTGGGACGAGACGCCGTAAGGTCATCGACCACGCGATCGCTCCTATTTGGGAAGCCAACCATGTGTGGTTGATCCTCATCGTGACCATCCTCTTCACGGGGTTCCCGCGGGCATGGGCGGTGATATCGACCGTCCTGCATATCCCGCTGACACTCCTGCTCGTGGGGGTCGTGCTCCGCGGTGCGGCTTTCGCCTTTCGAACGAACGACGTGGAGCTCCGCCCGAATCGCGACGATGCGGCCAGCGTCTGGTGGGCACGCGTATTCGGGTGGTCGAGCATCCTCACCTCCATCATGCTCGGTATCGTCATCGGCGCCATCGCAGGAGGGAATTTAGCTGTTCCCGCCTCTCCGTCCTACTATGACGCCTACGTGGCTCCATGGCTCGGCCTGTTCCCACTTCTGGTCGGCGCCTTCGCGCTGGCGCTCTTCGGTTATTTGGCTGCGATTTATCTCACGTTCGAGACCGGCGACGCGGATCTTCGAGACGATTTTAGAAGACGCGGGCTGGCCGCGGGCTTCGTGGCCGTCCTGGTGGGAATCACCATTCTCGTCACGGCAGCGACGCACGGACCGGATATTCATGAAGGACTCGCGACAACCGCCTGGGGATGGGCCGCGCTGGCAGTGGCGGGCGTCGGAGGCGCAGCTGGCCTGTGTGCCCTTTGGATGCGGGCGTACCGAACGGCCCGCGCGTGTACGGTTGTGCAAGTGACCGTCATCGTCTTCGGCTGGGCGGCCTCTCAGTATCCCTATCTGGTTCCTCCGAGTCTGACCATCGGCCAGGCGGCGGCACCGGACACGGTCCTCGAGCTGCTGTTGTGGTGCCTTGCTGCGGGGGCCCTGCTGCTGTTTCCATCGTTGTACGTGTTATACCGGGTCTTCAAGCCGCACACACTGGATCTACCGAACGTGGGGGGCGCAAACACAGGTCTCGGAGCGCCTCCGGATTTTCGAGCGCGGTGA